One part of the Helicobacter cetorum MIT 99-5656 genome encodes these proteins:
- a CDS encoding class I SAM-dependent DNA methyltransferase, translated as MSTRLSLHLQHFDSQFKSLDFIDKYWYKEVLGVESFCKKSSTRTKKQEYSEEYIRARFLYALIKSGMYNKEYICVEFEIPKGNGAKSLKPDIVVFKNKDWKSMVEKAKSSNDYARVRSNMLVIFEAKNNAKSVADAIEKQLRSAMAENTSKDRIFGVYFDNKPDILIFKKIGNSEIRRFNEDNELAQDGINGWNLDKRDLLKDLPAQKDFEENNESIRDLSKLKVGDLDPIDESNFVDFMNALKRANDKIQPSFVRDLIVEFLTLKVFDEKCSNKDNDYCLKFYILPSEKAKNNLGEKSFRERIDNLYKRALKDYPNILGKERRCFYYREGFKPSKSNDEKFLIALIEIFQRRAILKAKNESFNQIIFNNFGDEKQKADKGQFFTPIPIVKNIIRMLNPRKDEELCDPCCGICDFPAMAFRHAHRKDDNYPSNANSFYGFDIESTNLKLAELNLVLNGDGGAVLERMDSLSQKLLEDDSVIQEGDFNIDDYDYLTWEHKNDPSKNIKKFKIIATNPPFGKGRDLKTGANGKWDLPRNIIELYETFRIKLDPNGDGVVKYPNSMDMGALFLENAYKCLEEGGRLAIVLSNSIASIREWQNVRRWFIERMRVVALFDLPNNTFGETGVATTVIIAYKPKSNEQHLLENDYEVFIKEIVHLGYEVKTKNRTVHFEPKYIINEETFETTSTLYEDFSILQKEFKEFLQSQEEEIKKAFHLDSMD; from the coding sequence ATGTCAACCAGACTTTCTTTACATTTGCAACATTTTGATAGTCAATTTAAATCTTTAGATTTTATTGATAAATATTGGTATAAAGAGGTTTTAGGAGTAGAAAGCTTTTGTAAAAAGTCTAGCACTAGGACAAAAAAGCAAGAATATAGCGAAGAATATATTCGTGCTAGATTTCTTTATGCACTCATAAAGAGTGGGATGTATAATAAAGAATATATCTGCGTAGAATTTGAAATTCCTAAGGGCAATGGGGCTAAAAGCTTAAAGCCCGACATTGTTGTGTTTAAGAATAAAGATTGGAAGAGTATGGTTGAAAAAGCCAAATCGAGCAATGATTATGCACGGGTGCGTTCTAATATGCTAGTTATTTTTGAGGCTAAAAATAATGCTAAAAGCGTAGCAGATGCTATTGAAAAACAATTGCGTTCTGCTATGGCTGAAAACACAAGCAAGGATAGAATTTTTGGCGTGTATTTTGACAATAAACCTGACATTTTGATTTTTAAAAAGATTGGCAATTCTGAAATACGGCGCTTTAATGAAGATAATGAACTTGCTCAAGATGGTATCAATGGCTGGAATTTAGATAAAAGGGATTTGCTTAAAGACTTGCCCGCTCAAAAAGATTTTGAAGAAAACAATGAGAGCATTAGAGATTTAAGCAAGTTAAAAGTTGGTGATTTAGACCCCATTGATGAAAGCAATTTTGTAGATTTTATGAACGCTCTTAAAAGGGCTAATGACAAAATTCAACCTAGTTTTGTGCGAGACCTAATCGTAGAGTTTTTGACTTTGAAGGTTTTTGACGAGAAGTGTTCCAATAAAGATAATGATTATTGCTTAAAATTTTATATATTACCAAGCGAAAAGGCTAAAAATAATTTGGGCGAAAAAAGTTTTAGAGAACGCATAGACAATTTGTATAAACGAGCCTTAAAAGATTATCCTAATATTCTAGGCAAAGAGAGGCGTTGTTTCTACTATCGTGAAGGTTTTAAGCCCAGCAAAAGTAACGATGAAAAATTTTTAATTGCATTGATAGAAATTTTTCAAAGAAGAGCCATTTTAAAAGCTAAAAACGAAAGTTTTAATCAAATTATTTTTAATAATTTTGGAGACGAAAAACAAAAAGCGGATAAGGGGCAGTTTTTTACCCCTATTCCAATAGTAAAAAATATTATTAGAATGCTTAATCCTAGGAAAGATGAAGAATTGTGTGATCCATGCTGTGGCATTTGTGATTTTCCTGCGATGGCATTTAGACATGCACATCGTAAGGATGATAATTACCCATCTAATGCGAATTCTTTTTATGGATTCGATATAGAAAGCACTAATTTAAAACTCGCTGAGTTAAATTTAGTTTTAAATGGTGATGGTGGAGCTGTTTTAGAACGCATGGACTCTTTAAGCCAAAAATTACTTGAAGATGATAGTGTGATACAAGAGGGTGATTTTAATATTGATGATTATGATTATCTCACTTGGGAACATAAAAACGATCCAAGTAAAAATATTAAAAAGTTCAAAATTATTGCTACAAATCCTCCATTTGGAAAGGGGAGAGATTTAAAAACAGGGGCTAATGGTAAATGGGATTTGCCAAGAAATATTATAGAGCTTTATGAGACATTTAGGATAAAACTAGACCCAAATGGAGATGGTGTTGTAAAATACCCTAATTCTATGGACATGGGGGCGTTGTTTTTAGAAAATGCCTATAAATGTCTAGAAGAAGGAGGGCGTTTAGCCATAGTGTTATCCAATTCAATTGCTAGCATTAGGGAATGGCAAAATGTTCGTAGGTGGTTCATAGAACGCATGCGTGTTGTAGCTTTGTTTGATTTGCCTAATAATACTTTTGGAGAAACAGGTGTAGCAACAACTGTTATTATTGCCTATAAACCAAAAAGCAACGAGCAACATTTATTAGAGAATGATTATGAGGTATTTATTAAAGAAATTGTCCATCTTGGTTATGAAGTTAAAACAAAAAATCGCACCGTGCATTTTGAACCTAAATATATTATCAATGAAGAAACTTTTGAAACCACAAGCACACTATATGAAGATTTCTCTATATTGCAAAAAGAGTTTAAAGAATTCTTGCAATCCCAAGAAGAAGAAATTAAAAAAGCTTTTCACTTAGACTCAATGGATTAG
- a CDS encoding phosphopentomutase has translation MQKRVVILLLDSFGIGASEDAKDFGDLGANTLGNIAKACFSNLANSNERNGSLKLPNLESLGLGLSALKATNELPLGFNPKINLKGAYAYAQELSSAKDTISGHWEMMGVPVLFEWGYFENKTNSFSQDLLDEIKEKTKIKGYLGNCHASGTEIIKNLGEKHLETLYPIFYTSADSVFQIAAHEEKFGLKNLYALCEEVFKILEPLKIARVIARPFNGTNKDNFKRTPNRKDYAIKPHAPLLFEKFIEEKNGEVVSIGKIADIYAHVGITQKFKANSLMELFDTTLEQVKNAKNNSLIFTNFVHFDSDYGHRRDVSGYANALECFDKRLNEIFENLRDDDLLILCADHGCDPTFKGTDHTREFIPILMYHKDLKPAFLGKSETFADIGQSIAHFLGLSPLDYGKNLLNF, from the coding sequence ATGCAAAAAAGAGTGGTTATTTTATTACTAGATTCTTTTGGTATAGGAGCTAGTGAAGATGCTAAAGATTTTGGCGATTTGGGGGCGAATACTTTAGGCAATATTGCTAAGGCTTGTTTCAGCAATCTAGCTAATTCAAATGAACGAAATGGGTCTTTGAAATTGCCTAATTTAGAGAGTTTGGGTTTAGGATTAAGCGCTTTAAAAGCCACAAATGAATTACCCCTAGGCTTTAACCCTAAGATTAATTTAAAAGGGGCTTATGCTTACGCACAAGAATTATCTAGTGCAAAAGATACGATTTCTGGGCATTGGGAGATGATGGGCGTGCCGGTTTTGTTTGAATGGGGGTATTTTGAAAACAAAACCAACTCATTTTCTCAAGATTTATTAGATGAGATTAAAGAAAAAACTAAGATTAAAGGCTATTTAGGGAATTGCCACGCATCAGGGACTGAAATCATTAAGAATTTAGGTGAAAAACATTTAGAAACTCTATATCCTATTTTTTATACTTCAGCGGATTCGGTGTTTCAAATCGCAGCGCATGAAGAAAAATTTGGGCTAAAAAATTTATACGCCCTTTGTGAAGAAGTTTTTAAAATCTTAGAGCCTTTAAAAATTGCCAGAGTGATTGCACGACCCTTTAATGGCACTAATAAGGACAATTTCAAACGCACCCCTAATCGTAAAGACTATGCTATAAAGCCCCATGCACCATTACTTTTTGAAAAATTTATTGAAGAAAAAAATGGCGAAGTGGTTAGCATTGGAAAAATCGCTGATATTTATGCCCATGTAGGCATTACTCAAAAATTTAAAGCTAATAGTTTAATGGAGTTATTTGACACGACCTTAGAGCAAGTCAAAAACGCTAAGAATAACAGCTTGATTTTTACGAATTTTGTGCATTTTGATAGCGATTATGGGCATAGGCGTGATGTTAGCGGGTATGCAAACGCCCTAGAATGTTTTGATAAACGCTTAAATGAGATTTTTGAAAATCTAAGAGATGATGATTTATTAATCCTTTGTGCTGACCATGGGTGCGACCCCACTTTCAAAGGCACAGACCACACACGAGAGTTCATTCCTATCTTAATGTATCACAAAGATTTAAAACCAGCCTTTTTAGGTAAGAGTGAGACCTTTGCAGATATCGGGCAAAGTATCGCACACTTTTTAGGATTAAGCCCCTTAGATTATGGCAAAAACTTATTAAATTTTTAA
- the deoD gene encoding purine-nucleoside phosphorylase, with translation MTPHINAKIGDFHSKCILCGDPLRVKYIAKNFLEDAREITNVRNMLGFSGKYKGKEISLMGHGMGIASCTIYATELIQTYQVKELLRIGTCGAISQKVALKNIILATGASTDSKTNRVRFLNHDLSATPSFELSLKAYQMAKRLNIDLKVGNVFTSDFFYSFETHAFDLLAKYNHLGIEMEAAGLYATAMELNAKALCLCSVSDHLITHEKLSPKERIESFDSMVTLALEIMTQAVL, from the coding sequence ATGACCCCCCATATTAACGCAAAAATAGGCGACTTTCATTCTAAATGTATTTTATGTGGCGACCCCTTAAGAGTGAAATACATTGCAAAAAACTTTTTAGAAGACGCTAGAGAGATAACTAATGTGCGTAACATGCTAGGATTTAGTGGAAAGTATAAGGGTAAGGAAATTTCTTTAATGGGGCATGGCATGGGCATTGCATCATGCACGATTTATGCAACAGAACTCATTCAAACCTATCAAGTTAAAGAGCTTTTAAGAATTGGCACTTGTGGGGCTATCAGTCAAAAAGTAGCCTTAAAGAATATTATCTTAGCAACCGGTGCTTCAACAGATTCCAAAACAAATCGGGTGCGTTTCTTAAACCACGATTTGAGTGCTACACCTAGTTTTGAGCTAAGCTTAAAAGCGTATCAAATGGCCAAGCGATTAAACATTGATTTAAAAGTGGGTAATGTCTTTACAAGCGATTTTTTCTATTCTTTTGAAACGCATGCCTTTGACCTACTAGCCAAATATAACCACTTAGGTATTGAAATGGAGGCCGCAGGTTTATATGCTACGGCTATGGAATTAAACGCTAAGGCTTTATGTTTATGCTCTGTATCAGATCATTTAATCACGCATGAAAAATTAAGCCCTAAAGAAAGAATAGAAAGTTTTGACAGCATGGTAACTCTAGCCTTAGAGATAATGACACAAGCAGTGTTATAG
- a CDS encoding NupC/NupG family nucleoside CNT transporter, with amino-acid sequence MVFNSLLSIVGMAVLLGIAWVFSSDKKAINYRTIISAFVIQVVLGALILYVPLGRDLLQNLANAIESVIAYGYEGVRFLFGNLAPNSQGEQGIGGFVFAINVLAVVIFFSSLISLLYYLKIMPLFINLIGGALSKCLGTSKAESMSAAANIFVGHTEAPLVIKPYLKSMSNSEIFAIMCVGMASIAGPVLAGYASMGVPLTYLLAASFMSAPSGLLFAKIVYPQNEKVSNHIDISIEKPVNAIEAIASGASTGLNLALHIGAMLLAFVGMLALVNGLLGVLGGFLGIEHLSLGLILGTLLKPLAFILGIPWKEAGVAGEIIGIKIALNEFMGYMKLIPYLSDNAPLVLSEKTKAIITFALCGFANLSSVAMLIGGIGNLVPSKKEMIAKLALKAVFVGTLSNFMSATIAGLFIGLNAN; translated from the coding sequence ATGGTTTTTAACTCCCTTTTGAGTATTGTAGGCATGGCGGTGCTTTTAGGTATCGCATGGGTTTTTTCTAGTGATAAAAAAGCGATTAATTATCGCACGATTATCAGTGCATTTGTGATTCAAGTGGTTCTAGGGGCGTTGATTTTATATGTGCCTTTAGGAAGAGATTTGCTACAGAATTTAGCTAATGCGATAGAGAGCGTTATAGCTTATGGCTATGAAGGGGTGCGTTTTTTATTTGGCAATTTAGCTCCTAATTCTCAAGGCGAGCAAGGAATTGGGGGGTTTGTCTTTGCAATTAATGTTTTAGCGGTGGTTATCTTTTTTTCTAGCTTGATTTCATTATTGTATTATCTAAAAATCATGCCCTTATTTATCAATCTTATTGGTGGAGCGCTCTCAAAATGCTTAGGCACTTCTAAGGCAGAGAGTATGAGTGCGGCGGCAAATATTTTTGTAGGACACACTGAAGCCCCCTTGGTGATTAAGCCCTATCTAAAAAGCATGAGCAATTCAGAGATTTTTGCGATTATGTGTGTGGGTATGGCAAGCATTGCTGGGCCTGTGTTAGCTGGATATGCGAGCATGGGCGTTCCTTTAACCTACTTACTAGCCGCTTCGTTTATGTCAGCCCCTAGCGGATTACTCTTTGCTAAAATAGTCTATCCGCAAAATGAAAAAGTTTCTAACCATATAGATATTTCTATAGAAAAACCCGTGAATGCTATAGAAGCTATCGCTAGTGGGGCAAGCACAGGATTAAATCTAGCCTTGCATATTGGAGCTATGCTTTTAGCCTTTGTAGGAATGCTCGCACTAGTTAATGGGCTTTTAGGGGTTTTAGGGGGATTTTTAGGCATAGAGCATTTGTCTTTAGGATTGATTTTAGGCACGCTTTTAAAACCCTTAGCCTTTATTTTAGGTATTCCTTGGAAAGAAGCAGGGGTTGCTGGAGAGATTATAGGGATTAAAATCGCTTTGAATGAATTTATGGGTTATATGAAGCTCATTCCTTATCTAAGCGATAACGCTCCCTTGGTGTTGAGTGAAAAAACCAAAGCAATTATTACTTTTGCGTTGTGCGGATTTGCAAACTTAAGCTCAGTTGCCATGCTTATTGGTGGGATTGGTAATTTAGTGCCTAGTAAAAAAGAAATGATAGCCAAATTAGCTTTAAAAGCGGTGTTTGTAGGCACGCTTTCAAATTTTATGAGTGCAACAATCGCTGGATTATTCATAGGGCTAAATGCGAATTAA